From the Microbacterium sp. W4I4 genome, one window contains:
- a CDS encoding DUF2004 domain-containing protein: protein MAIEHDYFGVLSSGPDGAIFWTERVDFGDQSVTVDLTAPDQDDVSQAALDVAAGLIAGIENLDAVVRRAMLTEVDDRTSEVTEFILQQQEAYGDELEDVLVDVSGDGPVDIIRSLSLMSMTILVDEHGGSDPFAVMEYALDADATDDVLLVNLADDGTVQSIMSAD, encoded by the coding sequence ATGGCGATCGAACACGACTACTTCGGAGTTCTCTCCTCAGGGCCCGACGGGGCCATCTTCTGGACCGAGCGCGTCGATTTCGGTGACCAGTCCGTGACCGTCGACCTGACCGCGCCGGATCAGGACGATGTGTCACAGGCCGCGCTGGACGTGGCGGCGGGACTGATCGCGGGGATCGAGAACCTGGATGCTGTGGTGCGCCGGGCCATGCTCACCGAGGTCGACGACCGCACCAGTGAGGTCACCGAGTTCATCCTGCAGCAGCAGGAGGCCTACGGGGACGAGCTCGAGGATGTGCTCGTCGACGTGAGCGGCGACGGCCCGGTCGACATCATCCGCTCGCTCAGCCTGATGAGCATGACGATCCTCGTCGACGAGCACGGCGGATCCGATCCGTTCGCAGTGATGGAGTACGCGTTGGATGCGGATGCCACCGACGACGTGCTGCTCGTGAACCTCGCCGACGACGGCACGGTTCAGTCGATCATGAGCGCCGACTAG
- the ftsY gene encoding signal recognition particle-docking protein FtsY yields the protein MAEKSWSLGRALRGMFVKPTIDETTWEDLETALITADFGPDITEQLLDELRDKVEKYRTTDPKDLQRMLRETLEERFAKFDTTLKLSERPAVVLVVGVNGVGKTTTIGKFTKFLRGFERSVVVGGADTFRAAAVDQLATWAQRGGAAIVRPQHEGQDPASVAYQTVEYAKQQGIEIAIIDTAGRLHTKGGLMDELSKVRRVVEKLAPISEVLLVLDATTGQNGVLQAEAFLQHAGVTGLVITKLDGSAKGGFILAVQERTGIPVKLLGQGEGIDDLTGFTPHVFVQSLVDA from the coding sequence ATGGCGGAGAAATCGTGGTCCCTCGGTCGCGCACTGCGCGGCATGTTCGTCAAACCCACGATCGATGAGACGACGTGGGAGGACTTGGAGACCGCGCTGATCACCGCGGATTTCGGGCCCGACATCACCGAACAGCTGCTCGATGAGCTGCGCGACAAGGTCGAGAAGTATCGCACGACCGACCCGAAGGACCTGCAGCGCATGCTGCGGGAGACCCTGGAGGAGCGCTTCGCGAAGTTCGACACCACGCTCAAGCTCAGCGAGCGCCCCGCGGTCGTGCTGGTGGTCGGTGTGAACGGGGTCGGCAAGACCACCACCATCGGCAAGTTCACGAAGTTCCTGCGCGGATTCGAGCGCAGCGTTGTCGTCGGCGGTGCCGACACGTTCCGTGCCGCGGCGGTGGACCAGCTCGCCACGTGGGCGCAACGCGGGGGAGCGGCGATCGTCCGTCCCCAGCACGAGGGCCAGGATCCCGCATCCGTGGCGTACCAGACCGTCGAGTACGCGAAGCAGCAGGGCATCGAGATCGCGATCATCGACACCGCAGGGCGCCTGCACACCAAGGGCGGGCTCATGGACGAGCTGTCGAAGGTGCGCCGGGTGGTCGAGAAGCTCGCCCCGATCAGCGAGGTGCTGCTCGTGCTGGACGCCACGACAGGTCAGAACGGGGTGCTCCAGGCCGAGGCCTTCCTGCAGCATGCCGGTGTCACCGGCCTGGTGATCACCAAGCTCGACGGGTCGGCCAAGGGCGGATTCATCCTCGCCGTTCAGGAGCGCACCGGCATCCCGGTCAAGCTGCTGGGCCAGGGCGAGGGCATCGACGACCTCACCGGATTCACTCCGCACGTCTTCGTGCAGTCGCTCGTCGACGCGTAG
- the smc gene encoding chromosome segregation protein SMC yields MHLKSLTLKGFKSFAQPTSFVFEPGVTCIVGPNGSGKSNVVDALAWVMGEQGAKTLRGGKMEDVIFAGTSTRGPLGRAEVKLTIDNSDGALPIEYAEVTISRTLFRNGSSEYAINGSSCRLLDVQELLSDSGLGREMHVIVGQGRLDTVLQASPEDRRGFIEEAAGILKHRRRKEKTIRKLDAMETNLTRLSDLAGEIRRQLKPLGKQAEIAREAAGIAAVVRDAKARIFADDVVALRTALADHTRTENERHTERLVLSEQADTVRSGIQRLEAQQNSAAVDEARRVSFGLEQAQERMRSLYTLANQRLALLGTEDDDTISAITVTQDTIDEAKDEITRISEGLGDAQDAAVLASREVVDARAELDTLDVDIAEQSALVSQYDMRLSSLRGNADAAASALAAVRGAVERQASALEAAHVRRREAAEAFDSIADAEAPEGTAAEYAAAYDEAQKQVTEAEGERDSLRERLHEAEREADSLTAKAAALGSALALSGGAAEIVASGASGVRGLVGDAVQVRAGYEAAIAAVLGPLTEGVLVDDVAAAFDLVSSGGARGTVDFVIADSAVDASPTSPDTPGTVSAAEVVDAPAGVRGILSAVLIADDLAAARAARKVLDALSDTQTTIVTKTGEVITAHTMRAGSGEASRLELAAERDAATERLADVRVTATELRDAREGATERVEETRRRAKEALRMLREHDAELASHAEQVNRVTVQHEAAIAECERLESGLAQAQAAVADAEAAATRAQGELEASESEPRPVLDASARDGLLEALEAAREGEVRARLEIETLRERVRAAQARVASLERQRAQERDAAAEAARRAVIRRAQREAASAVAEEVPRVLDSIDRSVTEARVALAAAESERSAHNEELSALRVQETSLRERLAGLTESVHGLELQIHEKKLHLTSLLERVASELALDEDILIAEYGPDQPVPRDPGAEEQDEDTEIPFDRRIQERRLKDAERKLGQLGRVNPLALEEFAALEQRHAFLTEQLTDLTKTRQDLLAIIAELDERMQVIFAAAFEDTKQAFGEVFPLLFPGGSGSISLTNPDDMLTTGIEVAVRPVGKKIERLSLLSGGERSLAAVALLVAIFKARPSPFYILDEVEAALDDANLGRLLTVFEQLRENSQLLVITHQKRTMEIADALYGVSMRQDGVSAVVGQRVGDRAAAAV; encoded by the coding sequence ATGCATCTGAAGAGCTTGACGCTCAAGGGCTTCAAGTCCTTCGCCCAGCCCACCTCGTTCGTCTTCGAGCCGGGCGTCACGTGCATCGTCGGGCCCAACGGATCGGGCAAGTCGAATGTCGTCGATGCGCTCGCCTGGGTGATGGGCGAGCAGGGTGCCAAGACCCTCCGCGGCGGCAAGATGGAGGACGTCATCTTCGCCGGCACCTCCACGCGCGGTCCGCTCGGACGCGCCGAGGTGAAACTCACCATCGACAACAGCGACGGTGCGCTGCCGATCGAGTACGCCGAAGTGACGATCAGCCGCACCCTGTTCCGCAACGGCTCCAGCGAGTACGCGATCAACGGCTCCAGTTGTCGACTGCTCGATGTGCAGGAACTGCTGAGCGATTCCGGGCTCGGGCGCGAGATGCACGTGATCGTGGGCCAGGGCCGTCTGGACACCGTCCTGCAGGCCTCGCCCGAAGACCGTCGCGGCTTCATCGAGGAGGCGGCAGGTATCCTCAAGCACCGCCGTCGCAAAGAGAAGACCATCCGCAAGCTCGATGCGATGGAGACCAACCTCACCCGTCTGAGCGACCTCGCGGGCGAGATCCGCAGGCAGCTCAAGCCGTTGGGCAAGCAGGCCGAGATCGCCCGCGAGGCGGCCGGTATCGCCGCGGTCGTCCGCGATGCCAAGGCGCGGATCTTCGCCGATGACGTCGTCGCGCTGCGCACAGCGCTGGCCGACCACACCCGAACCGAGAACGAACGGCACACCGAACGGCTGGTGCTTTCAGAGCAGGCCGACACCGTGCGCTCCGGCATCCAACGCCTCGAAGCGCAGCAGAACTCCGCCGCCGTCGATGAGGCACGTCGTGTCTCATTCGGGCTGGAGCAGGCCCAGGAGCGGATGCGGAGCCTGTACACCCTCGCCAACCAGCGCCTGGCGCTGCTCGGCACCGAGGACGACGACACCATCTCCGCGATCACGGTCACCCAGGACACTATCGACGAGGCAAAGGACGAGATCACACGCATCTCCGAGGGGCTGGGCGACGCGCAGGATGCCGCCGTGCTCGCCAGCCGCGAGGTCGTCGACGCGCGCGCAGAGCTGGACACGCTGGACGTGGACATCGCCGAGCAGAGCGCGCTGGTCTCCCAGTACGACATGCGGCTCAGCTCGTTGCGCGGGAACGCGGATGCCGCGGCATCCGCCCTCGCCGCCGTGCGCGGTGCCGTGGAGCGGCAGGCGAGCGCGTTGGAGGCCGCCCACGTGCGACGACGTGAGGCAGCCGAGGCCTTCGACTCGATCGCCGACGCCGAGGCACCCGAGGGGACGGCCGCGGAGTACGCGGCGGCGTACGACGAGGCGCAGAAGCAGGTCACCGAGGCCGAAGGCGAGCGCGATTCGCTGCGCGAACGACTGCACGAGGCAGAGCGCGAGGCCGACTCGCTGACGGCGAAGGCCGCCGCGCTCGGCAGCGCGCTGGCACTCTCCGGCGGCGCGGCCGAGATCGTGGCATCCGGCGCATCCGGGGTGCGCGGTCTGGTCGGAGACGCCGTGCAGGTGCGCGCCGGCTACGAGGCCGCGATCGCCGCCGTGCTCGGTCCGCTCACCGAAGGCGTGCTGGTCGACGACGTCGCCGCGGCGTTCGATCTGGTCTCCTCCGGGGGAGCGCGCGGAACGGTCGACTTCGTCATCGCCGACTCCGCAGTGGATGCGTCGCCCACCTCACCGGACACCCCGGGGACGGTGTCGGCGGCCGAGGTGGTCGATGCCCCCGCAGGTGTGCGCGGGATCCTGTCCGCGGTGCTGATCGCAGACGACCTCGCGGCGGCCCGTGCCGCGCGCAAGGTGCTCGACGCGCTTTCCGACACGCAGACCACGATCGTCACGAAGACCGGCGAAGTCATCACCGCCCACACGATGCGCGCCGGATCCGGAGAGGCGTCCCGCCTGGAGCTCGCCGCAGAGCGCGATGCGGCGACCGAACGCCTGGCGGACGTGCGGGTGACCGCCACCGAGCTGCGCGACGCGCGCGAAGGCGCCACCGAGCGCGTCGAGGAGACGCGCCGCCGCGCCAAGGAAGCCCTGCGCATGCTGCGCGAGCACGACGCCGAACTCGCCAGTCACGCCGAGCAGGTGAACCGGGTCACGGTGCAGCACGAGGCCGCGATCGCCGAGTGCGAGCGTCTGGAGTCCGGTCTCGCCCAGGCGCAGGCGGCCGTCGCGGATGCCGAGGCCGCCGCCACCCGCGCGCAGGGCGAGCTGGAAGCGTCGGAGTCCGAACCCCGCCCCGTCCTGGACGCCTCTGCCCGCGACGGTCTGCTGGAGGCGTTGGAAGCCGCTCGTGAGGGCGAGGTCCGTGCACGACTGGAGATCGAGACGCTCCGCGAGCGTGTCCGGGCCGCCCAAGCGCGCGTCGCCTCGCTGGAGCGCCAGCGCGCGCAGGAGCGGGATGCTGCGGCCGAGGCCGCGCGTCGTGCCGTCATCCGCCGTGCTCAGCGCGAGGCGGCATCCGCCGTCGCCGAGGAGGTCCCGCGCGTCCTGGACTCGATCGACCGCTCGGTGACCGAGGCGCGCGTCGCGCTGGCTGCCGCGGAGTCCGAACGTTCCGCGCACAACGAGGAGCTGTCGGCCCTGCGCGTGCAGGAGACCTCGCTGCGGGAACGACTGGCAGGCCTCACCGAGAGCGTGCACGGACTCGAGCTGCAGATCCACGAGAAGAAGCTCCACCTGACCAGCCTGCTGGAGCGCGTCGCCTCCGAGCTCGCACTCGACGAAGATATTCTCATTGCGGAATATGGTCCGGATCAGCCGGTTCCACGCGATCCGGGCGCGGAGGAGCAGGACGAGGACACCGAGATCCCCTTCGATCGCCGCATCCAGGAGCGCCGGCTGAAGGATGCTGAGCGCAAACTCGGACAGCTGGGGCGCGTGAACCCGCTCGCACTGGAGGAGTTCGCCGCGCTCGAGCAGCGGCACGCGTTCCTGACCGAGCAGCTGACCGACCTGACCAAGACCCGCCAGGATCTGCTCGCGATCATCGCCGAGCTCGACGAGCGGATGCAGGTGATCTTCGCCGCCGCGTTCGAGGACACCAAGCAGGCGTTCGGCGAGGTCTTCCCGCTGCTGTTCCCCGGCGGTTCGGGCAGCATCTCGCTCACGAACCCCGACGACATGCTCACCACCGGCATCGAGGTGGCCGTCCGTCCGGTCGGCAAGAAGATCGAGCGGCTCTCTCTGCTCTCGGGCGGTGAGCGCTCCCTGGCCGCGGTGGCGCTGCTCGTCGCGATCTTCAAGGCGCGCCCCAGCCCGTTCTACATCCTCGACGAGGTCGAGGCGGCCCTGGACGACGCGAACCTCGGACGACTGCTGACGGTGTTCGAGCAGCTGAGGGAGAACTCGCAGCTGCTGGTCATCACCCACCAGAAGCGCACCATGGAGATCGCGGATGCGCTGTACGGCGTGTCCATGCGGCAGGACGGCGTCTCTGCCGTCGTCGGTCAGCGCGTCGGCGACCGCGCCGCGGCAGCCGTCTGA
- a CDS encoding GNAT family N-acetyltransferase: MMSIRLTDTAVLRPLVLPARADAAPTEDIRVYADVRNRAIRDVTGRDDDDMTPESLLPILRSNSTASRRQWIVEQDGQAVGCVTYAIPQDGEAATAFVTIALRKHAWGAGIGSAAHAYVETELRSEGMRTLLHWAEHHHDGSGLEPIPSPMGFGSVPADHAARFLQRHGYHVEQVDRGSEYVYSAAGIRDLEALRARAAAPAAGYRIVQWMMPTPADRVEGYAWLKSRMSTDVPEGDLGLPVEVWDAARVAEHDDRYAQRGWTVQVTAAEHVDTGELCAFNELTIGPDPTGPAHQQDTLVLADHRGHRLGMLVKTAGLLSWHERFPASARVITYNAEQNRPMLDINEAIGFTPFAYEGAWKKVLT, from the coding sequence ATGATGAGCATTCGACTCACCGATACGGCGGTTCTGCGTCCGCTCGTACTGCCGGCACGAGCGGACGCGGCACCGACCGAGGACATCCGTGTCTATGCCGACGTGCGCAATCGCGCGATCCGCGACGTCACCGGCCGCGACGACGACGACATGACACCGGAGTCGCTGCTGCCGATCCTCCGCTCGAACTCCACAGCCTCGCGCAGGCAATGGATCGTCGAGCAGGACGGTCAGGCGGTCGGCTGCGTGACGTACGCCATTCCGCAGGACGGGGAAGCCGCGACCGCGTTCGTCACCATCGCCCTGCGCAAGCACGCCTGGGGCGCGGGCATCGGGTCGGCCGCGCACGCGTACGTCGAGACCGAGCTGCGCTCGGAGGGCATGCGCACCCTGCTGCACTGGGCCGAGCACCACCACGACGGGTCCGGTCTCGAGCCGATCCCGTCGCCGATGGGATTCGGATCGGTTCCCGCCGACCATGCGGCACGCTTCCTGCAGCGCCACGGCTACCACGTGGAGCAGGTGGACCGCGGCAGCGAGTACGTGTACTCCGCCGCCGGCATCCGCGATCTGGAGGCGCTGCGCGCCCGGGCCGCAGCGCCGGCGGCGGGGTACCGCATCGTGCAGTGGATGATGCCGACGCCCGCCGACCGCGTCGAGGGATACGCGTGGCTCAAGTCGCGGATGTCGACGGATGTCCCCGAAGGCGACCTCGGGCTTCCGGTCGAGGTCTGGGATGCCGCCCGCGTCGCCGAGCACGATGACAGATACGCGCAGCGCGGCTGGACCGTGCAGGTCACCGCCGCCGAGCACGTGGACACGGGCGAGCTGTGCGCGTTCAACGAGCTGACCATCGGGCCCGATCCGACAGGCCCCGCCCACCAGCAGGACACCCTGGTGCTGGCCGATCACCGCGGGCACCGTCTGGGGATGCTCGTCAAGACCGCAGGTCTCCTCTCCTGGCACGAGCGCTTCCCCGCGTCCGCCCGAGTCATCACCTACAACGCCGAGCAGAACCGGCCGATGCTCGACATCAACGAGGCCATCGGCTTCACCCCCTTCGCCTACGAGGGCGCCTGGAAGAAGGTCCTGACATGA
- a CDS encoding GNAT family N-acetyltransferase, with protein MTDILITPMVVPPTADAPDATEFRAMIELANQAAELDAGIDDLRDTAEQVLPSWLDQSDRVHRGFIARSRGEIVGAAAITTATQSGTSAAEIELMLLPAHAQNGVGAALLERIEQEALVLDRSILQAWTLHPAAGGERMLTPATGWGEVAATPLSELLGANGYALEQVERNSILPFDGTLDDAERRLAEAVAFAGADYRIVSWTLPTPPELRAGYGSMIARMATDVPSGDLEFTVETWDDERVARRDATFAAGGQTMSVAAVVHEPSGAMVAFNELNIGADPIGVTHQWGTLVVKEHRGRRLGTIVKCANILRWRSVAPDSPKISTFNAEENRPMLDINESIGFVPASYAGAWQKRLSSEPNT; from the coding sequence ATGACAGACATCCTCATCACCCCGATGGTCGTTCCCCCGACCGCCGACGCTCCGGATGCGACCGAGTTCCGTGCGATGATCGAGCTCGCCAATCAGGCGGCCGAACTCGACGCCGGCATCGACGACCTCCGCGACACGGCGGAGCAGGTGCTGCCGTCCTGGCTCGACCAGTCCGACCGCGTCCACCGCGGCTTCATCGCGCGCAGTCGCGGCGAGATCGTCGGAGCCGCCGCGATCACGACGGCGACCCAGTCGGGCACCAGCGCTGCGGAGATCGAGCTCATGCTCCTCCCCGCGCACGCACAGAACGGGGTCGGAGCGGCGCTCCTGGAACGCATCGAGCAGGAGGCGCTCGTGCTCGATCGCAGCATCCTGCAGGCCTGGACGCTGCACCCGGCGGCGGGTGGAGAGCGGATGCTGACCCCGGCGACCGGATGGGGCGAGGTGGCCGCCACACCGCTGAGCGAGCTGCTCGGGGCGAATGGCTACGCACTGGAACAGGTCGAGCGCAACAGCATCCTCCCGTTCGACGGAACGCTCGACGACGCCGAGCGGCGTCTCGCCGAGGCGGTCGCCTTCGCGGGTGCCGACTACCGGATCGTGTCCTGGACGCTGCCCACGCCACCGGAGCTGCGCGCCGGCTACGGCAGCATGATCGCCCGGATGGCTACGGACGTGCCCAGTGGCGATCTTGAGTTCACTGTGGAGACGTGGGACGACGAGCGCGTCGCGAGGCGTGACGCGACCTTCGCCGCCGGCGGCCAGACGATGTCCGTCGCCGCTGTGGTGCACGAACCGTCCGGCGCGATGGTCGCCTTCAACGAGCTGAACATCGGTGCGGACCCGATCGGCGTCACCCACCAGTGGGGCACACTCGTCGTGAAGGAGCACCGCGGAAGGCGGCTGGGCACGATCGTGAAGTGCGCGAACATCCTGCGCTGGCGCTCCGTCGCCCCGGACTCCCCCAAGATCTCCACCTTCAACGCCGAGGAGAACCGGCCGATGCTGGACATCAACGAGAGCATCGGCTTCGTCCCGGCATCGTATGCGGGCGCCTGGCAGAAGCGCCTGTCCTCGGAGCCGAACACGTGA
- a CDS encoding GNAT family N-acetyltransferase: MLLSTSRLDLREMTESDLPALRAILQDAETMTAYEGAFDDQRVQAWLMRTLACYRDDGFGLWAVILRETGEMIGQCGITRQHILDKDVLEVGYLFNRAHWHHGYAAEAAAASRDHAFGTLGADRVYAQIRDTNIASMNVAIRLGMTVRGRFVKQYRGVDMPHLAFAIDSPTAA; the protein is encoded by the coding sequence ATGCTGCTGAGCACGTCGCGCCTGGATCTGCGCGAGATGACCGAGTCGGACCTGCCCGCGCTGCGCGCGATCCTGCAGGATGCCGAGACGATGACCGCGTACGAGGGCGCGTTCGACGACCAGCGTGTGCAGGCCTGGCTGATGCGGACGCTCGCCTGCTACCGCGACGACGGCTTCGGCCTGTGGGCCGTGATCCTGCGGGAGACCGGCGAGATGATCGGCCAGTGCGGAATCACGCGCCAGCACATCCTCGACAAGGACGTGCTGGAGGTGGGCTACCTGTTCAACCGCGCACATTGGCACCACGGCTATGCCGCCGAGGCGGCGGCGGCCAGCCGCGACCATGCGTTCGGGACGCTCGGCGCCGACCGCGTGTACGCGCAGATCCGGGACACGAACATCGCCTCCATGAATGTGGCGATCCGGCTCGGCATGACCGTGCGCGGCCGGTTCGTGAAGCAGTACCGGGGCGTGGACATGCCCCACCTGGCGTTCGCGATCGATAGTCCGACAGCGGCCTGA
- a CDS encoding N-acetyltransferase, with amino-acid sequence MSTPAEDPRIVIDLFAEEASVLEAIGVMHRAFDEYTAKGQPSGALQETADTLRAEMADGLRLGVVRAGGRMVAVVKYTRAQDGTLYFGRLGVDPDARGTGLAGKLVRALRGQAEAEGLDGLSCAVRADEAGNIALYEYLGMDIVSRESRVSRTGAVLPVVVMKDRVSPASAR; translated from the coding sequence ATGAGCACGCCGGCCGAGGATCCCCGCATCGTCATCGATCTGTTCGCGGAGGAGGCGTCCGTGCTGGAGGCGATCGGGGTGATGCATCGCGCGTTCGACGAGTACACGGCCAAAGGACAGCCGTCCGGTGCTCTGCAGGAGACGGCGGACACCCTGCGCGCCGAGATGGCGGACGGTCTTCGCCTGGGTGTCGTACGCGCCGGCGGGCGCATGGTCGCGGTGGTCAAGTACACGCGTGCCCAGGACGGAACGCTGTACTTCGGGCGACTGGGTGTGGACCCCGATGCCCGGGGGACCGGTCTGGCCGGAAAGCTCGTCCGTGCTCTGCGTGGACAGGCCGAGGCCGAGGGGCTCGACGGTCTGTCGTGCGCCGTGCGCGCGGACGAGGCCGGCAACATCGCACTCTACGAGTATCTGGGCATGGACATCGTGAGCAGGGAGTCTCGGGTGAGTCGAACGGGAGCCGTACTGCCCGTCGTCGTGATGAAGGACAGGGTCAGCCCGGCATCGGCGCGTTGA
- the mutM gene encoding bifunctional DNA-formamidopyrimidine glycosylase/DNA-(apurinic or apyrimidinic site) lyase — protein sequence MPELPEVEVVRAGLAPAVVGARVSAVDVLDERALTRHPLGAGDFVGRLEGRSFTAASRRGKFLWLALEGDADAMVAHLGMSGQMLLREPDAAAERHERIRLHIEHPQHGRLAVVFADQRTFGSLALDELVGTPDAAPGGLGTLLPLVPTQVAHIARDALDPAFDESGFIASVRRRASAIKRILLDQTLVSGIGNIYADESLWAARIHPETEGRALSARALRGLLVEVRLVLDKALAEGGTSFDAQYVNVNGQAGYFAHSLNAYGREGQLCPRCGGPIRRAAFMNRSSHYCPRCQRKR from the coding sequence GTGCCCGAGCTCCCCGAAGTCGAGGTCGTCCGAGCCGGTCTGGCGCCGGCCGTCGTCGGCGCGCGGGTCAGCGCGGTCGATGTCCTCGATGAGCGCGCACTCACCCGGCATCCGCTCGGCGCGGGCGATTTCGTCGGCCGTCTCGAAGGACGCTCCTTCACGGCTGCCTCGCGACGTGGGAAGTTCCTCTGGCTCGCGCTGGAGGGCGACGCGGATGCGATGGTCGCCCATCTCGGGATGAGCGGCCAGATGCTGCTGCGCGAACCGGATGCCGCCGCCGAACGGCATGAGCGCATCCGGCTGCACATCGAGCACCCGCAGCACGGGCGCCTCGCGGTGGTGTTCGCCGATCAGCGCACGTTCGGATCGCTCGCGCTCGACGAGCTCGTCGGGACTCCGGATGCCGCGCCGGGCGGTCTCGGCACGCTGCTGCCGCTCGTGCCGACACAGGTCGCGCACATCGCCCGAGACGCGCTGGATCCGGCGTTCGACGAGTCGGGGTTCATCGCATCCGTTCGCCGACGTGCCAGCGCGATCAAGCGCATCCTGCTCGATCAGACCCTGGTCAGCGGCATCGGCAACATCTATGCCGACGAGTCGCTCTGGGCGGCCCGCATCCATCCCGAGACGGAGGGGCGGGCACTGTCCGCGAGGGCCTTGCGAGGTCTGCTGGTTGAGGTGCGGCTCGTGCTTGACAAGGCCTTGGCCGAGGGCGGCACCAGCTTCGACGCGCAGTACGTGAACGTGAACGGGCAGGCGGGTTATTTCGCGCACTCGCTGAACGCCTACGGGCGCGAAGGGCAGCTCTGTCCGCGGTGCGGCGGGCCCATCAGGCGCGCGGCGTTCATGAACCGCTCCAGCCACTACTGCCCGCGGTGTCAGCGGAAGCGGTGA
- the rnc gene encoding ribonuclease III, with amino-acid sequence MAEQSAGAQTLTQKLGVEIDAELLERALTHRSYAYEHGGIPHNERLEFLGDSVLGISVTVMLFTTHPDLDEGELAKRRASVVSTVALAEVARGIGLGAHLRLGRGEENTGGRDKDSILADTMEAVFGATYLSAGPDAAEALVLRLTEPLLADPERYGAAMDPKTSLQELAARLSATPPQYSIESAGPDHDRVFTATVVVGDLSCTGNGTSKKTAEMAAALTAWRELSASTEPSGT; translated from the coding sequence ATGGCGGAGCAATCCGCGGGGGCACAGACTCTCACTCAGAAGCTCGGCGTCGAGATCGACGCCGAGCTTCTTGAGCGGGCGCTGACCCACCGTTCGTACGCGTACGAGCACGGTGGGATCCCGCACAACGAACGTCTGGAGTTCCTCGGGGACTCCGTGCTCGGCATCTCCGTGACCGTGATGCTCTTCACCACGCATCCCGATCTGGACGAGGGCGAACTGGCGAAGCGGCGCGCGAGCGTCGTGTCGACGGTGGCTCTGGCCGAGGTCGCCCGCGGCATCGGGCTGGGTGCTCACCTGCGTCTGGGACGCGGTGAGGAGAACACCGGCGGCCGCGACAAGGACTCGATCCTCGCGGACACGATGGAGGCCGTCTTCGGCGCCACGTACCTGTCCGCAGGCCCGGATGCCGCGGAGGCCCTCGTGCTGCGCCTGACCGAGCCCCTCCTGGCCGATCCCGAGCGATACGGCGCCGCGATGGACCCGAAGACCAGCCTGCAGGAGCTCGCCGCGCGGCTCAGCGCCACGCCGCCGCAGTACTCGATCGAATCCGCCGGCCCCGACCATGACCGTGTGTTCACGGCGACGGTCGTGGTGGGTGACCTCAGCTGCACCGGAAACGGGACGAGCAAGAAGACCGCCGAGATGGCGGCCGCGCTGACCGCCTGGCGGGAACTCAGCGCCAGCACCGAGCCGTCCGGCACCTGA
- the rpmF gene encoding 50S ribosomal protein L32, translated as MAGNPPKRKVSRSNTRSRRAQWKAAPIALVKTIENGNVVYSRPHQAKVVTDSQGTELFLEYKGRKVADV; from the coding sequence ATGGCCGGTAACCCCCCGAAGCGCAAGGTCTCCCGTTCGAACACCCGCTCGCGCCGTGCGCAGTGGAAGGCGGCGCCCATCGCTCTGGTGAAGACCATCGAAAACGGCAATGTCGTCTACAGCCGCCCGCACCAGGCGAAGGTCGTCACCGACTCGCAGGGCACCGAGCTGTTCCTCGAGTACAAGGGCCGCAAGGTCGCCGACGTCTGA
- a CDS encoding DUF177 domain-containing protein, which yields MREHSISVTLADKWGEGIVSVEAGETVDIEVRLESVHEGILVSGTADSDYTGVCGRCLTDIVAPVEVEFQELFAYPGEEETDYEVQDDHVDLEILVRDAVVLSLPFQPVCQPDCPGLDSSTGEKLAVSTDAESTAPIDPRWSALRQITDQDAATESRGAEKEES from the coding sequence ATGCGCGAGCATAGCATCTCCGTGACCCTCGCCGACAAGTGGGGTGAGGGCATCGTCTCCGTCGAAGCCGGCGAGACCGTCGACATCGAGGTGCGTCTGGAGTCGGTCCACGAGGGCATTCTCGTCTCCGGCACGGCCGACTCCGACTACACCGGGGTGTGCGGTCGCTGCCTCACCGATATCGTCGCGCCTGTCGAAGTCGAATTCCAGGAACTTTTCGCGTATCCTGGTGAGGAAGAAACTGACTACGAGGTTCAAGACGACCACGTGGATCTTGAAATTCTGGTCAGGGATGCGGTCGTGTTGTCGCTTCCATTTCAGCCGGTGTGTCAGCCGGATTGCCCGGGTCTCGACTCGAGTACGGGCGAGAAGCTGGCCGTGAGCACCGACGCAGAGAGCACAGCTCCCATTGATCCTCGATGGAGTGCGCTCCGCCAGATCACAGACCAGGACGCCGCGACAGAGAGCCGCGGCGCCGAGAAAGAAGAGAGCTAG